A DNA window from Melanotaenia boesemani isolate fMelBoe1 chromosome 6, fMelBoe1.pri, whole genome shotgun sequence contains the following coding sequences:
- the LOC121641385 gene encoding myelin basic protein-like isoform X3, whose protein sequence is MASASSSAQAAFGLGRRKKNPGLLDQIGKFFGGDKKRKGKSSFRGALSPAPQKASATSPRKRGAENAVVHFFRTIVSPAPPKSRKSSKKASAGDGKGTLTRIFKMGSRSASPAKR, encoded by the exons ATGGCATCTGCAAGCAGCTCAGCACAGGCCGCCTTCGGGCTGGGCCGGAGGAAGAAGAACCCCGGGCTCTTGGATCAGATTGGAAAGTTCTTTGGAGGAGACAAGAAAAGGAAGGGCAAG aGCTCCTTCAGGGGTGCTCTGTCTCCGGCCCCTCAGAAAGCCTCCGCAACCTCCCCACGTAAGCGTGGAGCAGAGAATGCCGTGGTCCACTTCTTCCGCACGATC GTGTCCCCTGCCCCTCCCAAGTCTAGG AAGTCAAGCAAGAAGGCCAGTGCAGGGGATGGCAAAGGGACCCTGACTAGGATCTtcaaaatg gGAAGCAGGAGTGCTTCTCCAGCCAAACGCTGA
- the LOC121641385 gene encoding myelin basic protein-like isoform X1, translating into MASASSSAQAAFGLGRRKKNPGLLDQIGKFFGGDKKRKGKSSFRGALSPAPQKASATSPRKRGAENAVVHFFRTIVSPAPPKSRWRGLAAKIGLGPQKSSKKASAGDGKGTLTRIFKMGSRSASPAKR; encoded by the exons ATGGCATCTGCAAGCAGCTCAGCACAGGCCGCCTTCGGGCTGGGCCGGAGGAAGAAGAACCCCGGGCTCTTGGATCAGATTGGAAAGTTCTTTGGAGGAGACAAGAAAAGGAAGGGCAAG aGCTCCTTCAGGGGTGCTCTGTCTCCGGCCCCTCAGAAAGCCTCCGCAACCTCCCCACGTAAGCGTGGAGCAGAGAATGCCGTGGTCCACTTCTTCCGCACGATC GTGTCCCCTGCCCCTCCCAAGTCTAGG TGGAGAGGACTAGCAGCCAAGATAGGCCTG GGCCCACAGAAGTCAAGCAAGAAGGCCAGTGCAGGGGATGGCAAAGGGACCCTGACTAGGATCTtcaaaatg gGAAGCAGGAGTGCTTCTCCAGCCAAACGCTGA
- the LOC121641385 gene encoding myelin basic protein-like isoform X2, producing the protein MASASSSAQAAFGLGRRKKNPGLLDQIGKFFGGDKKRKGKSSFRGALSPAPQKASATSPRKRGAENAVVHFFRTIVSPAPPKSRWRGLAAKIGLGPQKSSKKASAGDGKGTLTRIFKM; encoded by the exons ATGGCATCTGCAAGCAGCTCAGCACAGGCCGCCTTCGGGCTGGGCCGGAGGAAGAAGAACCCCGGGCTCTTGGATCAGATTGGAAAGTTCTTTGGAGGAGACAAGAAAAGGAAGGGCAAG aGCTCCTTCAGGGGTGCTCTGTCTCCGGCCCCTCAGAAAGCCTCCGCAACCTCCCCACGTAAGCGTGGAGCAGAGAATGCCGTGGTCCACTTCTTCCGCACGATC GTGTCCCCTGCCCCTCCCAAGTCTAGG TGGAGAGGACTAGCAGCCAAGATAGGCCTG GGCCCACAGAAGTCAAGCAAGAAGGCCAGTGCAGGGGATGGCAAAGGGACCCTGACTAGGATCTtcaaaatg TGA
- the LOC121641385 gene encoding myelin basic protein-like isoform X4: MASASSSAQAAFGLGRRKKNPGLLDQIGKFFGGDKKRKGKSSFRGALSPAPQKASATSPRKRGAENAVVHFFRTIVSPAPPKSRKSSKKASAGDGKGTLTRIFKM, translated from the exons ATGGCATCTGCAAGCAGCTCAGCACAGGCCGCCTTCGGGCTGGGCCGGAGGAAGAAGAACCCCGGGCTCTTGGATCAGATTGGAAAGTTCTTTGGAGGAGACAAGAAAAGGAAGGGCAAG aGCTCCTTCAGGGGTGCTCTGTCTCCGGCCCCTCAGAAAGCCTCCGCAACCTCCCCACGTAAGCGTGGAGCAGAGAATGCCGTGGTCCACTTCTTCCGCACGATC GTGTCCCCTGCCCCTCCCAAGTCTAGG AAGTCAAGCAAGAAGGCCAGTGCAGGGGATGGCAAAGGGACCCTGACTAGGATCTtcaaaatg TGA